Proteins found in one Primulina eburnea isolate SZY01 chromosome 16, ASM2296580v1, whole genome shotgun sequence genomic segment:
- the LOC140817396 gene encoding protein DETOXIFICATION 49-like translates to MFTSLIPKTPALHQQQAQLPTSQPQKPHKTTNDHLSLVVQESLSIAKIALPMILTGLLLYSRSLISMLFLGRLGDLTLAGGSLAVGFANITGYSILSGLAMGMEPICGQAFGAKKYKILGFSLQRTVLLLALTSFPISILWLNMKKILLLCGQDEAIATQAQEYLFYSLPDLFAQALLHPLRIYLRTQSITLPLTFCAAISIILHVPINYLLVSKLSLGLKGVALSGVWTNLNLVLSLLVYILFSGLHKRTWGGLSTECLKGWKSLLNLAIPSCISACLEWWWYEIMILLCGLLMNPKATVASMGILIQTTALIYIFPSSVSFSVSTRVGNEIGARRTDKAKFAAVVGLSGSFIVGFFALFFAVSVRNIWASIFTLDKEIITLTSLVLPIIGLCELGNCPQTTGCGVLRGTARPKVGANINLGCFYVVGMPVAVGLAFYSKLDFEGLWLGLLAAQASCVVTMMIVLLRTDWEMEARRAEELTQEYAVLNQNEEVDENDKANNKAENKGESLC, encoded by the coding sequence ATGTTCACTTCTTTGATCCCTAAAACCCCAGCACTCCACCAACAGCAAGCCCAACTACCAACAAGCCAACCTCAAAAACCCCACAAAACCACCAATGATCATCTCTCCCTTGTTGTTCAAGAATCCCTCTCCATAGCCAAAATAGCCTTACCGATGATCTTAACCGGTCTACTTCTCTACTCCCGGTCATTGATTTCGATGCTCTTCTTAGGCAGGTTGGGGGATTTGACCTTAGCCGGTGGTTCGTTGGCAGTCGGGTTTGCTAATATCACCGGTTACTCAATCCTCTCCGGGTTAGCCATGGGAATGGAGCCCATATGCGGACAAGCTTTTGGAGCTAAGAAATACAAGATTCTTGGTTTTTCTTTACAAAGAACTGTACTTTTACTAGCTTTAACTTCATTCCCGATATCCATTCTGTGGTTAAACATGAAAAAGATTCTGCTGTTATGTGGACAAGACGAAGCAATTGCGACGCAAGCTCAAGAATACTTGTTCTATTCTTTGCCTGATCTGTTCGCTCAAGCTTTGTTACATCCACTAAGAATCTACCTAAgaactcagtcaataaccttaCCGCTAACATTTTGCGCTGCGATTTCTATTATTTTGCATGTACCTATCAACTATCTCCTAGTTTCGAAGCTTAGTTTAGGCTTAAAGGGAGTTGCATTAAGTGGGGTTTGGACTAATTTAAACCTCGTTCTGTCATTATTGGTCTATATACTGTTTTCTGGATTGCACAAAAGAACGTGGGGAGGTTTATCTACTGAATGCTTAAAGGGCTGGAAATCTCTTCTTAATTTAGCCATTCCTAGCTGCATTTCGGCCTGTCTCGAGTGGTGGTGGTACGAGATAATGATCTTGCTATGTGGGCTGTTGATGAATCCGAAGGCAACGGTTGCATCAATGGGAATACTAATTCAAACCACTGCATTAATCTACATATTCCCATCTTCAGTCAGCTTCAGCGTGTCAACAAGAGTAGGTAACGAGATAGGAGCACGCAGGACCGATAAGGCGAAATTCGCTGCAGTTGTGGGGCTCTCCGGCAGCTTCATAGTGGGCTTCTTTGCCTTGTTCTTTGCAGTATCGGTAAGGAACATCTGGGCCAGCATCTTCACTCTGGATAAAGAGATAATAACTTTGACATCTCTCGTTCTGCCGATAATCGGACTTTGCGAGCTGGGGAACTGCCCACAGACGACCGGCTGCGGGGTGTTGAGGGGTACGGCTCGACCTAAAGTCGGAGCAAACATCAACTTGGGATGCTTTTATGTGGTCGGAATGCCGGTGGCTGTGGGGTTAGCTTTCTACTCCAAACTGGATTTCGAGGGCCTATGGCTCGGGCTTTTGGCCGCGCAAGCTTCATGTGTGGTTACAATGATGATCGTATTGCTGCGAACGGATTGGGAAATGGAAGCCCGAAGAGCAGAAGAATTGACTCAAGAATACGCAGTTCTTAATCAGAACGAAGAGGTCGATGAAAACGATAAAGCAAATAATAAAGCAGAAAACAAGGGGGAGAGTTTGTGTTAA
- the LOC140816100 gene encoding uncharacterized protein, which translates to MINFQDSWEPKLPLVEFTYNNSYQASIGMAQYEAFYGRECMTLVYWDELGKRVELEPDIVSKTAELVVKIRDMMKTAQSRQKSYADQSGKDLEFAVGDHVFVKFAPMKV; encoded by the coding sequence ATGATCAACTTCCAGGACAGCTGGGAGCCAAAGTTACCTCtcgtggagttcacgtacaacaacagctatcaggcATCTATTGGAATGGCTCAATACGAGGCATTTTACGGGAGGGAGTGTATGACACTAGTTTATTGGGACGAGTTAGGAAAAAGGGTAGAGTTGGAACCAGATATTGTCAGTAAAACTGCAGAGTTAGTGGTCAAGATACGAGACATGATGAAGACcgctcagagccgacagaagagttatgcagatcagagcGGCAAGGATCTTGAGTTTGCAGTAGGGGATCATGTATTTGTAAAATTCGCACCAATgaaggtgtga